In Populus alba chromosome 1, ASM523922v2, whole genome shotgun sequence, a single window of DNA contains:
- the LOC118034863 gene encoding uncharacterized protein produces MASHEQSYRAGESHGRAEEKTGRVTGNMKEKAREVKDKTCETAQQAKEKAGQKAQEAREKTAETTETAKQKTQEGKESSKGVMQQTGEKVMKMAESAKDTVKQSLGMGGPGEDEDIYTRKDETEDPAGYKNTTTYKETKY; encoded by the exons ATGGCATCTCATGAGCAGAGCTACAGAGCTGGTGAATCCCATGGCCGAGCtgag GAGAAGACTGGTAGAGTGACAGGTAACATGAAGGAAAAGGCCAGGGAAGTGAAGGACAAGACATGTGAAACAGCCCAGCAAGCCAAAGAGAAGGCTGGACAGAAGGCTCAAGAGGCCAGGGAGAAGACAGCAGAGACTACCGAGACTGCCAAGCAGAAGACCCAGGAAGGCAAGGAGAGCTCCAAGGGGGTTATGCAGCAAACTGGGGAGAAAGTGATGAAGATGGCTGAGAGCGCTAAGGATACTGTGAAGCAGAGTTTGGGGATGGGTGGCCCTGGTGAGGATGAGGATATCTATACCAGGAAAGATGAGACGGAAGATCCTGCTGGTTATAAGAACACCACCACCTATAAGGAGACCAAATACTAG